A region of Trichoplusia ni isolate ovarian cell line Hi5 chromosome 21, tn1, whole genome shotgun sequence DNA encodes the following proteins:
- the LOC113504121 gene encoding histidine decarboxylase, protein MQHEEFRVKAKEMVDYIADYLENIRERRVYPSVQPGYLHKLLPKEAPANPEQWDQIIKDVDEHIMPGLVHWQSPHMHAYFPALTSYPSIMGDMLASALNVLCFTWASSPAGTELETIAMNWLGKLLGLPDCFLNEKNDSPGGGVIQTTASEATLVSLLAARTRALMELSKLNPEVQSAEMLGHLICYCSDQAHSSVEKAGLIGLVRMRYIESDTHQSMRGDKLEEAIAADKEKGLVPFWVCATLGTTGSVAFDNLREIGAVCEKHGAWLHVDAAYAGSAFVCPEFRHWMAGIEKADSFAFNPSKWLMINFDCTAMWVRDSTALHRTFNVNPIYLRHENSGKAIDYMHWQIPLSRRFRALKLWFVLRNYGVSGIQKHIREGVRLAQKFEALVLADPRFEIPQTRNLGMVVFRLKGDNTLTECLLKRLNGRGYIHAVPACFKGVYVIRFTVTSQRTTNQDIVDDWNEIKTVAGEILMDVFGSENGNIAVPKRPRISLKETRELNATFGTSLLLANSPMSPKIVNGTHAAICDYEQVLTSCAQTFAQLKMEPKDSPEMRRRIRGIKMCGKKFSLDSCMDMVQGLMVEQSLPQCCEDEREDISNGSSPGDKSSLSSSPVTSIGTIKQDPNSDSNQLQVPLPPSRQFRSKSVDVALSGLTLDDAKITIDVKNNEIIITPTGCKDVVAEMSTSKAYDEIEEKLNIGDKITQAFENFQDGLQMLSEYKSNAEKTEDSNTKLTIRGPGSYIKKLIQQFSEGPFETEDAKPESERERAMSTQSIKDRADAICKKCLHYKGKISK, encoded by the exons atgcagCACGAAGAGTTCAGAGTAAAGG CCAAGGAGATGGTGGACTACATAGCAGACTACCTGGAGAACATCCGGGAGAGGCGCGTGTATCCTAGCGTGCAGCCCGGGTACCTCCACAAGCTGCTGCCCAAGGAGGCGCCGGCCAACCCGGAGCAGTGGGATCAGATCATCAAGGATGTAGATGAGCATATTATGCCCGGG ttggtCCACTGGCAGTCTCCGCATATGCACGCATATTTCCCAGCTCTGACGTCATATCCTTCCATCATGGGGGACATGCTAGCTAGTGCTCTCAACGTTCTTTGCTTTACTTGG GCCTCCTCTCCCGCTGGCACTGAGCTGGAAACCATCGCCATGAACTGGCTCGGCAAGCTGCTTGGCCTACCAGACTGCTTCCTCAACGAGAAGAATGATAGTCCAGGCGGTGGAGTTATACAG ACGACGGCAAGTGAAGCGACCCTGGTGAGTTTGCTAGCGGCTCGTACTCGGGCGTTGATGGAGCTCTCTAAGTTAAACCCAGAGGTCCAGTCGGCGGAGATGCTGGGGCATCTCATCTGCTACTGCTCTGACCAGGCTCACTCCTCGGTGGAGAAGGCAGGGCTAATTG GTCTGGTTAGAATGCGGTACATCGAGTCTGATACGCATCAGAGCATGCGTGGAGACAAGTTGGAGGAAGCCATTGCGGCTGACAAGGAGAAGGGACTTGTTCCGTTCTGG GTATGTGCTACTCTCGGCACGACGGGATCCGTGGCATTCGACAACCTTCGTGAGATAGGTGCGGTGTGTGAGAAGCACGGCGCGTGGCTGCATGTGGATGCCGCGTATGCCGGCAGTGCCTTCGTATGCCCTGAATTCAG GCACTGGATGGCTGGCATCGAAAAGGCAGACTCCTTCGCCTTCAACCCCTCAAAATGGCTAATGATCAACTTTGACTGTACAGCGATGTG ggTTCGCGACAGCACAGCTCTTCACAGGACTTTCAACGTCAATCCTATTTACTTGAGGCATGAGAATTcag GCAAGGCCATTGACTATATg CATTGGCAAATACCGCTGAGTCGTCGCTTCAGGGCATTGAAATTGTGGTTCGTACTTCGCAACTACGGTGTTTCGGGCATCCAGAAGCATATTCGTGAg ggtGTTCGTCTCGCTCAGAAGTTCGAAGCCTTAGTTCTTGCCGATCCTCGGTTTGAGATCCCGCAGACAAGGAACCTTG GTATGGTAGTCTTCCGCCTTAAGGGTGATAATACCTTGACCGAATGTCTTCTAAAGCGTCTGAATGGACGTGGATACATCCACGCTGTGCCAGCTTGCTTCAAAGGTGTCTACGTCATTAGGTTCACTGTCACCTCACAGAGGACGACCAATCAAGATATTGTGG ATGACTGGAACGAAATCAAGACAGTAGCTGGCGAAATACTGATGGATGTCTTCGGCTCTGAGAATGGGAACATTGCGGTGCCCAAGAGACCCAGGATTTCTCTCAAAG AAACGCGAGAACTGAACGCCACATTCGGTACGAGCCTACTCCTTGCCAACAGTCCAATGAGCCCGAAGATCGTGAACGGCACCCACGCCGCTATCTGTGATTACGAGCAAGTGCTCACGTCATGCGCCCAAACCTTCGCGCAACTTAAGATGGAGCCGAAAGATAGTCCTG AAATGCGTCGACGCATCCGGGGCATCAAAATGTGTGGGAAGAAGTTCTCCCTGGACTCCTGCATGGACATGGTCCAGGGTCTGATGGTGGAACAGTCTCTGCCGCAGTGCTGTGAAGACGAAAGGGAGGATATCTCTAACG GATCCAGCCCGGGAGACAAGTCATCACTCTCTTCATCACCAGTGACATCTATCGGGACCATTAAGCAAGACCCTAACTCAGATTCAAACCAGCTCCAAGTCCCACTACCGCCATCTAGGCAATTCAGGTCGAAATCAGTTGACGTTGCTCTCTCGGGATTAACACTAGATGACGCTAAAATCACaattgatgttaaaaataatgagatCATTATCACGCCAACTGGATGCAAAGATGTAGTGGCAGAGATGTCGACTTCTAAAGCTTATGATGAAATCGAAGAAAAATTGAACATTGGAGATAAAATCACTCAAGCTTTTGAAAATTTTCAAGACGGATTGCAAATGTTGAGTGAATATAAAAGCAACGCTGAGAAAACCGAGGATTCCAATACTAAACTGACTATAAGGGGTCCTGGCAGCTACATCAAGAAGTTGATTCAACAATTCAGTGAAGGACCATTTGAAACAGAAGATGCTAAACCTGAGTCAGAGAGAGAGAGGGCGATGTCGACTCAATCTATCAAGGATAGGGCTGATGCTATTTGTAAAAAGTGCTTGCATTACAAGGGGAAGATCTCCAAGTAA